GTAAACGCGAAGGAACACTCGCGGGCAGAGCAAAGAGCGCTCCTCCACTGGTCAACGAAAAGAGAGGCCCCAGCGCGTCCCCCGACATCGTCGCACCCCTGTGCACCGAGAAAAGCGTGCATGCGATGCACACAAAGAAGAGCTGAGTGGCTCGCCCTCCGCATGGACCGGTACACTCGCTCGCTGGCGTGggacggaggagaggaggggcgaagAGTGAGTCCGCAGCACTCCCTGTCCAAGGAGCGCCTTCACGGTAGTACACAGCATTCGTGAGCAaagtgggagagagagagagagatgcaccgTTTTACGTCCTAAAGAGAGTACGAATAGCTGGTGAAACAGACAGAAAGCACCACACATACAAagaccaaaaaaaaaggtaaaGAAGCCGAGAAGAGTCACCGCAACATGGAAGAAGGGGGAACAATAAAAGACGCTAATATGGCGTGACAACTTAGCTAGGCGAGCATTATGAGAGACGGGGTGCACAGAGCACTCATATGAACGAGCAGGGAAACCATTCTGAAAAGCAAGCAGGCCGTTTCGGAAGGCGAGGCTCGCAACGTTGAAAGAAGATTGGAGGGAGTTCGGGGGAATGATCGTCGTGATTGCCAAAGTCTTTGTTCGCAGTTACATTGATGACTGCTCAGTCATACGTTGCTATTCGCGTGCGTTTTGAAACAATGCGCATCAAGCTGGAGAGAAAGCatggagaagggggagaagagtGGAGGGAAAGTACACGGGATGCGCTTtagaggaaaaaaaaagacgcgTTTCAATCACGCCGTGATGCCCGCCATCTTACCAATGAGAGCATCTTCTCCATCCCTGAAGGAAGCAGAGGACCGATGGTGTGCGCCACAATGCGCATCCTCCATGTGGACGGCACTCAACGTGCTGCATACATGTCCTGTTCTTGTTTCACGGACTGCTTCGCTTCTTTCGCTAGCTcgcttttttgtgtgtcttACCAAGACACTCTGCTTCACGACAATGTGACCACGGATCGGAGAGCAGATCGCCtgtctcccctccccactaCACTCGGCACGACACGAAGACGGAAAATAAGACAACTGTGGCTCACCCGGGTGGCTTTAGTTGTCCCTTCCGCTCGCGCCACCAGTCTtcctcgcgctgcgcctcgcgTCTGCGCAGCATGTCAATGGCATCCTGCCCAAGGCTAGAGTGATCAGGGACGGAGAAGAGGCTGTACTCGttcagcgtcggcggcgctggtcgGCCCGCTCcggtgcggtgctgctttTTCCAGTGGCTGAGGTTGTACTCTAGGTCCGTCTGCAGGCGCGGCATCACGTGTTCCTTCCAGCGTTGGTTCACCTCCTCCGTACTCGCCTCTGGGATGTCGGTGTAGCGACGCACTCGATCGGCAATcgtgtcctcctccgctttcATCTGCGCCCCATACTGTCGAATGTAGTAGTCCCACTCCTTCTCCGTCAGCTTTCGGCTCcactgcgccggcggcttgTGGCGGGCACGGGTACCCTCGTAGTTCCACAGATATGGGTTCCAGGTGCCCTGCACACTCCTGCGCTGCAGATGCAGGTGGGAAGCAGAGAAGGAGTGATTGTAGTCGTTCCCTTCGTTCACCAGGCGGTGAAAGCGAACGTTGATGCCCATCGAGCTGAGAAAGCGGATGGAGTACGCCTTCTCGCTGCCATCCCGGTAGATCCCGGTGATGCTGCTCTCCGGCCACTGGCGAGGGCGAATGTCAATTTTCACCTGTGGATACTGCCGGTTGAACTCGGGCAGATAGGTGGCCATGAactgccgcatcgccggATTCCCTTTGTTGGGGCTATACGACACGATGATCTTCTGCAGGCAAAGCTCCCCGTTGCGGCTCATCCTTACTCCGCTGCGATGAAACGATCctgggcgtgtgcgtcgtgTGGAGAGAAGGATGCGTAGACGACCGATGCAGAAAAGAGAGCGTCAAAGAATCGAGAAGGTTCTTGGGAGTGTGGCCAGTGGGAGCATGCACGTGCGACGAGCTTTCTGCGACCGACAAGCGGAGCggaagggaaaaaaaagatgcgACCTCCCTCAAGGGGTGAAGGGAAAGAGCCACATGCGGTCGAGGAAACGTCTACGAGAGCGACGCACTACGCAGTTGCACAACATGCGCAGCTGAGGAGTCGTTTTCCATGCCTCCATCGTGTGTGCTTTATGGATTACACGTGTGTAAGAGAATGGCGAAGGTGCACCGGATGCAGATTATACGCATGCTTCATCCCCGGCATGACCACGGGTACCAAACGGTGCTGTGAcgcagcaccacccacaTTGCGGCATGACCCTCACTGCATACAGCCTCATCAACCGCCAGGAGCAGGGTCGCTGCATGTCGTGGTGTAGCACAAGTCGACAGCTATCCCTTGCGTAGTGGCCGCGCTTGGAGCGTCCAAGGTAGGCGAGCCTGGACCGCCTGGATACCGAGCCTCCCCCCGCTTGCACGGCTGTTCAGCGGCCCTTTCTCACCCGACACCCCATCCGTGGTACGCTCCTCCATGCTCCGATTGTACGAAGCCAGATGTCGTTGGACGTCACGCAAGAAGCCCTTGGCCGGATAGTTCATCTCCACCCGCGCTCCCTGACTGACGTCGGTAtcagtgctgctgccgacgtcgagcagctgctccacggTACGCTGCACGAgccgtcggtgctgcgcTACAGCCTTACTGGAGTGGCAGAGTCGCGTGTACGCTTTGTTTGTGCGGGGAAAGGCCGATGTCAGCATACCGCCTTCCTCAATGAGAAACTGAAGCGTGCAGAAGAGCGGCCATGCACTTAGTGGCTCCTTCTGGTCCGTCTGATATGCTTCGCTCAGGCTCTCATCAGTGATAGAGGCTTCCAGTCTCTCAATCAGCTCCACCAGGCACGCGTGAGTCTGGCGCATCGTCTCCATGTCGCCCGTGTTCAGAGATACCAGAAGAGCATCGATGGCCGATATCACGTGGCTGCTCACCGTCGACGCCTCCAGATACTCGAGCAGCGATGCAAACACCCCAGACTGCGTTGGGCAGGCTGCGCCAAGGTCGCGCCCAGCACCAAGCGGTCGGTTCACCACGTGAAGCAAATCCTCGGCTCTGTACAGCAGCACGCTACGTTCCGTGgaagcaccagcagcagagtCGAACTCGTGATGGACGGGCGGGGTCTGAATGCGCACCTCTCTTGCACATTCTGAGAGAAGAGGAACGAAAAGACGACCTCGCGAGGTGGTGTGTGGATCGAGGAGAagcgtgtgcggctgctcaAGAGCGCGGAGCAGCAAAAGACTATGGTGCACAGAAGGATGCCATAGCATGGACGCAGGGCATCTTATGGCGAACatgggaggagaggggaaggagcaGGGGTCTCGAGCAAGCAAGTCCCCCTGAAGTCAATGCACTTGCCACGACACaagcacggcggcgcagtgaGTAATCACTCCCGATCCCATGTGTGCGGGCGAGTGAGCACCAGAGATGCACAAAAGATAGCAAACACACAACGGTgcagaggaaggagaggcaaGGGGTGAGGTGCAGTGGTTGGCCACAGCAAAAAGAGAGTGGGACGTGTGACACTCCCGCGTGCTGTGAGAGCGTCCACCTGAGACGCCACGCACAGCCTGCGCGCAGGCCGTGCCTCTGCAAGGGTCACATCAAGCAGAGAAGACTCCCATGTATCTTTGTGCTGACGTCCATTTCTGTCATCATCCAGATGCATCTCCCTAAAGCACCACCGACTAGTGGCGCCGGGGGCAGCGCGCTCGATGCGTGCGAggctgcgcctctgctgtATTGTCCTTCCACTTTTCACCGGCTCCCCCGAAGCTGCGGACTCGTAGGGAGACAGCAAGATATCAAGAATCTTTGTCGGCTATTTCCCAGCGGAGATGGGGGTAGGGGAAAGTAGAAGGAGCACAGTGctcgagggagggggccagGGAGGGCAGgcatgtgcgcacacacgcgtcccTCCTTCCAACCCTCGcggggggtggagagggaaaaCGGTGCTGGGGTCCTCGCATGGCCACCCGGGGACAGcggtgcgcacatgcacgtgaATGTCCGGGGACCCCCTCCGGACGCTTGGCAGTTTGCTGTGGCGGTTTGCTTGGTGGTTCTGCACGCGAAGCGGCAGTCACAGGCCTCGCCTACAACGCACCCCTTCGCCCTGCCCGGTGCGCCAGCGTGGCCTGcatccgcgccgtcgtccgtggcgcctgcgccacgtccCCCCGGGTGCCCCCGGGTGCGATCTGCACGGAGACGCGGGTGCGCTCGTCGAGGGAGACCCCCTCGCCATCGGGTCCGCAGACCGTGAGCATGCGACCGCCCATCCAGACCCGAGcccggcacgcgcacaccgagCGCGACGCGTGGCGTCGGGGGGTatgcagcgaagcagcgccgctacagCGACCACTCGTCGCGTGTGTACTGCCCCATTCGCTCTTGATGGGTGCGAGAGGTGTGGGCAGTGCGCCCtatatatgtgtgtgagTATTCGCGGCCAAGGTACTTCGGCGTGTgaggtgtgggtggggtCCACAAGCGATTAGAGGAGGCGGGAGAGCGTGCCTCGCGGCTGCCAAGGGGACGGAAGCAGAGAGGGAGTTGAGGGCGAGCACAAGGCGCTACGGATCCCATCGATGCGGCTCTTGAGGGCCACTGCCGTTCGTTTTGGTTTCCACGACTTCTCTTCGTCACAACGGTTGGGGTGTTCCCCGCTGAGGCTAACACAGAAACAAGACGGAGAAGCTATGTGGGCTCGCTCGGAAGGCAGTGCTCGGCAGCGCAGACGAGGCAAGGCCACGCGATGACGTGAACCGCTCCTGTGCTTTTCCCCACCATTTTCTAGCTCTCATTTTGAGACAGCGCAAACTAGATTCCCGGTGGAATGCGAAAGAGGGACAAAAAAGCTAGCGTGGTACTAACGTCAGATCACAAGGACGTCCACCAAGATGAAAGGAGAAGCATTTTGTAGACGACGAGTGTTGTTTCTTGCGTATATATCCTATCGAACCtagaaaacagaaaaaacTTACAAGCGTGCTCGATTGATCCACTCACAAGACCGGCACCCATCCACCAACTTTTCGACCGCCGCCACTTCACTGTAAGACGATGGCTTTAGATATCCTCCTCCGTCATCGTCAGCATCGGCGGGTTGATGTGGAAGTACGGGCGGATGAACTTGCCATCGCCAGCCCACACGTCGTGGCCATGCGACACAGCGTAGTCGCGGGCGTTCTCACGCTTGAAGTGCTCCGGCCAATCCATCATGTACACGTGGTAAAAAGACGAGTAGAAGATGGAAATGTAGGTCAGGTAcaggaaggaaaaaaaggcagCCCAGTTGAGCATGGAGCGCAGCTTGGTGAGGCGGTAGGGATCTCGCAGACCCAGCTGGTACATGGCGCGCCAATACCACTCGAACATCTGCTTGTGGGAGGCGCCCAACATGTGCAGCGGGATTTCGTCCCAGGCAGCCTTGAAGCGGTCGCTAGAGTGCATGTCACCgccgaggagggggcggctgGGACGCATCATGAGAGCGCGATGCGAGACCGTGAAGCTCACGGCGGGGGCGGTACGGCGCAGCATGGCCTTCGAGTATGAGCTTCCTTTACGCAACAACAGAAGAGAACTGGAATCTTTTCagaggaaggaagaggagcgcaAGTGTGGCTGGGCTCTTTGCACGCCAAAGGCGTTGTGGAGAAAGCACGAATACCGCCagtggagaagagaaaggagagggtAGGCAGAGGATGcacgagaaggagagagtTCCGCATCTAGGAAGCATCTGATCATCGCCATTTGCCCTGCCTGTTGCTGTCGTGCGAAAGGGAATGCTCGGCTTGAGGTGCAGGATTTTGCTCAAACGTGACAAAAGGAGATCGACGTGCGCAAAAGGCCGCCGGAGTCCACCCGGTGAAGAAGCGCGCATtactatttttttttctttgcacTTTCAAAGCGCAGGCAAGGCATGTGACAGACGCCATCACGCGATAGGCACTTAACACCCCACATATTACACAGTACCAGCCACTTCTGCTCCTCTCCTGCAGGGGAAAAGCAACGACTTTGTCCTTGAAGGAACCAGCAGAGAAAtgcgcggcgacagcgcagaTGAAGCAAGAGAGGACAGAGCCTGGCGCACCGCATGATCACCAGAAGCGATACCGCGGCCGTCTCTCCGTCTCGTCTGGTTTCCACTGCTTGTTCTTCACGAGGCACCGCATGAGCGCCTGACGCTCCGTATTGCAGGTGGCCGTCCGCCCTCCCAGCTTCATCTCCGTGGGGCAGCTGTAggagcaccgcagcagctcttggTTGAGCGGAAAGCACGGGTGACCCTTGTTCATGTTCGCGCTCGCAGGCCGAACCGTCTCCTGGTCATACTCACGTGTCCCCTGCTCCGACCACCCCGAGAGAATCTCCAGGTTGTGGTTCTCATCGTGGGCGTAGATCATGTTGCGTACAATGTGGCCGCCGCTAACCCGCGACGGGTCCGCTGGCGCCTCGGGGTCAGCGCTCATGATTCAGATATTCTATCTCTGTGCGTGAAAGACGGTCGTTGATAGGGGTGTAGTCGCACGATGCTTGCAGCCGATTCGCTCACACTTCTAGGGAGAGGCGAAGCTACCTGTCAAGCGTGAGAACGGAGAAGCTatgaaaagagaaggaagggagaggagaccGAAAGATGCTGCGAGACGATGGTGCAACCGAAAGCCGGTAAAAAAAAGCGGTGCCTCCAAAACCAACCGAGCGGCTGAGCCgaagggtgtgtgtgtgtgtgcgtgtgcactgAAGCTCGCAGCAGAGAGTCTGCCTGCCCTCAGATCCACTAAGAGAGAACACATGCACGACACGCAATAAGCCGATCGAATGAAAGTATGCGTAGTACCAAGAAAGCACCGCAAACAACCATGTGAGCGAAGCGCAACCGCGGACACTGCAGGAGACAAATCCATGCTGCTCAAACAAAATGACCCCGGCATGCAAACAAAGACCTGACCGAACAAGATCGCTAGCTTCACGTCGCAAACGGGAAGCGCGTCTGCCAACGCTGGTTGTATATCCCTAACCCTGTGATGGCTCTCGATATGCCtcgccgctcctgctccaaGAGACGAGTCTTGGTTGGCAGGCCCTGTGACCGACGCTCGTTGTTCATGCTCTTGGCGTCCTCGCGCGCAAGCGGCATGCCCGTCCGCGGGTTGATGTTCACGGGCATATACTTGTAATACTGGTACGGCTGTTGCTTTCCCCAGGTCCAGGTCGGCTCTAGCCAAATTTCCCGCTGATTGTGCTCCTTAGGATGTGCTGCACAGCGCACGACAAGTGTATCCTGAATCCAATGAAAGCGGCAGAACTCGCAATGAAGTTTAAGCTTGTCGCGTGGCACCAGGCCAGGGTGCTTGTCCGTAGATCCCTGCAGTTTCCTCATCTGATGCGTCGTCCGCCCATCCAGGTTGTTCGGAGGGAAGAACACCTGCTTATTCTTTGGACCACACGTGTACCCCAGCGGGAAAAAGCTAAGCACAAGTGCCGTcgcacgcagcgcctgccgcgcaGATGATGTATACTGCAGCATTAGCTCGCGATTGCTTGGCACGCGCCCTGTGCTCTGAAACACCGCACGCCGTCAGCAGAGCACGAGCCGCTGTCCcatatgtgtgcatgtatgtatgtgtgtaaTAGAAGCAGTGATGAGGCGAGAAGCGAGTGATAAGCTGTCAGAGAGAATTGTTGAGGAAGCTCTTTTCCACCCGCCTTTACTCGGCAAGGGAGCGAAATCAGGCATTCACTCGAGGTATCGGTGGGCCTCTCGCCAAACCAGACAGGGTGTCAACAAGCTGCGGGGGGCTTGAGCATGAACAAAGAAACGCACAAAACCAGAGGAACCAATCTTGTGTGTCATCGCTCATGATTCCTCGGGTCGCTACTGCAGGAGTTGAGATGGGCCCTGCCCTTTGACCGTCTTGATCTGTATGTTGTTTCGGTCGATACACCCACAAAGAAAAGCTCAAAGAGGTTTGCCGCATCCATCGCCTTTTCCACGAGGATGTTtagaacaaaaaaaaaagagaacagGAAAAAGCAGCAAAAAGAGAAATGAGTGCCTTTCCGAGACAAAAAGTCCAAGGCACcgggaaagaaaagaggcaaaacagagagagaacagacgaaaaggaggagggacggGAGTCATGGACATATGCGTTCAATCCAAACTACTGAAATGATTATGTACGGCACTACAACCCTTCTTATGCCAACTATCGCAGTGATCCGGTAAGTCTCTATCAACTGGCGTCTTCCCCACACTCCCTTGCTAGTGACGAGAAAACAAACtacaataaaaaaaaaagaaagcctGATCCTCACAGAGGAAtacgaacaaaaaaaaatcgagAAGAGCTATCCTCGTATGCCCTTTCTTCTCCGCACTTTAGTTCGGAAGCGTTTGATGTGTGCTGCATGTGCGTCACTTACTCCCTAGTCTGCATAAAAGGCAATCATGAAGGAGACACAGTAATAATAGGaaaatgtttttttttcaatGTGTTCATTTTTCCATAATAAATAGGGTGGCATCCACTCCGCAAGGACTGCCACAGGCCCGATCGCGtggcgcaaagcagcgctagaAACGCCCAAAAGCAACGCTGGCCCAGCCACCacagcacggcccctgccccaagccccgcccacccacccgcttCCCAGCCGCTCGCAAAATGCGGGTTGCCACCTGGCGCGCCCCCGGGGTGGCCCAGGCTCCccaccagtgggcagcgaGGGGCGGCTGAGGTACGCTGGCGTCACGCTGACACcctgcccatcacatgggTGGCGCAAACGTGTCCACTGTCGAAGATCTCTCCCACACAACGCCATCCGCGGCCTCACTGCCGGCATCAGTGGGGGCATGCGTTGCTCCGACCCCCCTCTGCGTAGGTAGGTGCCTGACCTGCTACGGCCAGAAGCGGTGCAACATCGGCAGGGGATAGAGGGGCGGCTcggctccctcccccacacaaATGCACAGAGTTGGTGtgcactggaccctgagatgccatGCGCTGAGGTGTCCCCTTGCCGTCAGGGTAATAGAATGAAAGTCACAGAAATCGAAAAAAATCACAGGTGGCCGATTTGATGCGTGCACGGCGGCTACGTGTCAGAGTCTCTCACGTCACTATTTCAGCAAGGTCACGTCCTTCgccatgcgctgcgccgcatcatTCATCACGCGACAACCGGGAAGGTGGCGCTTGACGTAGGCAACCTCATCATACGGCACCTCGGTGAACTTGACGTTGAGCTTCAGTAACTTGCGGCAGTTGGTTAAACGCTGAATGCCGCTTTGTAGCTTTGTGTACGAGAGGTTCAGCTTGACGAGGCAGCAGGCCCTCTCGAGACCGACGAGGCCCTCCGAGGTCACTGGGCACGATTGGGCATGCAGCTCCTCAAGATGGGAGCACTGTCCAAGCTGTCCAAGCTGAGTTATGGCAGTGAACGACATCGACACCACTCTGAGGGACTGCACTTGCCCAATACCTTGAAACCCATCATCGTCGACGGCCGTGTTGGAAAGGTTCAAGATTTCCAAGCTCTGGCAAGCCGACAAGCTCCGTATTGACGACACAGGCGTCTCAGCGATGTcgaggcggcgaagctgccgaAGTGCCCCTATTCCGTCGAGGGATCTCACTGAAGACCTGTACAAGATTAGAGCCTGTATTTTCGTGCAACTCAGGAGAGGGCTGATGTCTGTCACCGCGGTCTCGGCAAGATCAACCTCTTGCAGCGACCTGGCCTCGCACAGCCCAGCAATACCCTCCGAAGTTACCTTGGACGACCACACGttgagcagccgcagctccttgCACATACCCAAATTGTTGATATCGGAGACGTCGCAGTGCGTCAACGTCACATCTgtcagcgccgacgccttTGTCACACCGAAGAAGGCGCTCTTCTCATTCACGTGACTGAACTTGACCTCGAGCTGCTCAAGGGACTCGCTTTTCAAAATCAGCTCCAGCGAGGCCACGTCCGTCTTCGACAGCAGAAGAATGCGCAGCTTCGGAAGTCGCTCGAGACCGGCGATCCCGGCCTGATCGACAAACGAGCCTTGTAGGTCAAGCCTCCACAGATTGTGGCAGTGCTGTAACTCCGTGACGCTGGTGACACGGGTGTGTGCCAACGACAAATCTTGCAATGTTTGAAGTCTCCCAAACCCTTCCAAGCCGGCAGAGTCCACCAAGGTGCTCTGCAGCGAGAGTGTCTTTAGGGAGTGGGATTCTGCCAGAAAGGAGACGTCACGaatg
This window of the Leishmania donovani BPK282A1 complete genome, chromosome 31 genome carries:
- a CDS encoding cytochrome c oxidase VIII (COX VIII), putative; translation: MLRRTAPAVSFTVSHRALMMRPSRPLLGGDMHSSDRFKAAWDEIPLHMLGASHKQMFEWYWRAMYQLGLRDPYRLTKLRSMLNWAAFFSFLYLTYISIFYSSFYHVYMMDWPEHFKRENARDYAVSHGHDVWAGDGKFIRPYFHINPPMLTMTEEDI